Genomic segment of Methanolobus mangrovi:
GAGTTTGTTGGCTGCTTTTATTGCATCAAGACGTGTGCTGTCCTTTGCAATTATTACAACGGGCACATCATCTGGTGCTTCAAGTTTACATACTTCCATTATCCTGTCAAAACCAAGACCAAATCCTGTGGAAGGAACATCTCCACCGCCAAATAGCTGAATGAGTTGATACGAACCGCCGCCACATACCTGATTCTGGGCACCAAGTCCTTCTGCATAAATCTCAAAAACTGTACCTGTATAGTAATCAAGTCCTCTGGCGATTCCGAAATTAATTGTGTACTCCACACCATAGGCATCCAGAAGAGTAAGCAATTCTTGGAAATCTTCTATCTCAGGTATATCGCCTATAATGTCCCTTGCTTTTGTAATGGCATCAGTGCCAGTGAGGGAGATAAGCTCAATAAGTTTCATACGAAGGCTGGCAGGAGCATTAATTTCTTCAAGGAACTCATCAAGTCCGTCATAATCCTTTTTGTCAACAAGCCTCATAATTTTGCTCTGATGTTCAGTTTCCAGAACACTCAGGATGTTCCTGATGACACCTAGATTGTTCACATGAAGGTCACCTTTGATACCTACTGCTTTCAGCATCTCTGTTGCCAGTCCAATTACCTCAGCATCAGCATCCATTTTCTTGCTTCCGATGAGTTCTACGCCGAATTGCCAGAATTCTCTGAATCGTCCCTTTTGAGGTCTCTCATACCTGAAACAGTTCTCAAAATAGAATAATTTCAAAGGCTGTTGGTATGCCTGCATTTCATTGACGTACATCCTCATGACAGGAGCTGTCAGTTCAGGACGCAGGGTCATTTCCCTGTCTCCCTTGTCTGTGAAGTTGTAGAGTTCTCCTATTATTCCTTCACCAGATTTTAGTGTGAAAAGTTCCAGGCTCTCAAATGTAGGTGTGATTATTTCGTTGAATCCCCAGTTCTTAACGACCTGACGTAATATACCCTCTACATACCTTCTTTTCTTTGTATCCTCTGGGAGGAAATCACGGGTGCCTCGTGGTTTTGTGATCTTCATTTTGTGTCAACCTGATGATTTGAATTACGGATTCTGGATTGATGAAATATAAAGCAATGATTGTTTGAATTAGCTGAACAAATATCACAGCTTATTTTAGTTATGTCTGGTAGTATTAGTATAGTATATTTTACAGTTTCGATTAGTTGTTATAAAGTTCTTCTTATAATCGATATGATAAAAATTGATATATACTACATTCTGATTTTCAATATTCTACTTATTGAAAGTTTAATGGTAAATAAAGTATTTCTTATTCTGAATGGAAGGAAATGGGATTCTCTAAGGGTACATTGCATTATATGAAGAAGAATGCTGAGGCTGAGAAACCGTTCACTTTTAATTCTCATGTAAAAGAAAGGTTGGAGATGTGGGAGCAAACATAAAAGTATACGTATGTATCTATATTACATAATATACGCAATGTCTGCTTATAGGATGTAAATCTGGTGAAAAAAAGATTACTTGATGTAGCATTCGCTTCTGATAAGAGAAAGAATGTATTATTGTTCTTGCAGGAAGGAGCGAAAGAAATGGATACTCTTCTTGAATTATTGGATACAATCAGACAAGCATTACTTCCTCAGATGAAAATCTTAGAAGAACATTATCTTGTATTTCACTATGATGATAAATATGAACTAACAACTATTGGGAAACTGGTTGTTGATGAGATGGTTCCTTTATTGAATACTGTTGAGCTTTTTGGTAATGATATTGATTACTGGGGAACCCGTGATCTGAATTGTATTCCCCATCATTTAATATCAAGAATAAGTGAGATTGGAAAATCCAAAGTGATATCTATTTCTCCTACAGAGCAATACGATGTAAGAAGTACACATCATGAAAAATCTACTGAATGTAAGTTTCACAGCGTAGTTACCACAATACTCTATCCCAATTATCATGATATATTCTCTTATCTGATTGAAAATAACATAAAAATAGATTTAATTGTCTCTGAAAGTCTACTTAAAAAAATATGTACTGATCATCATGTAAATTTTGAAAACTACATGAAAACTGACGTAGTGAATATCTACGTTTATAATAAGAAAATGGACTTCCTGTTTTTTTCGTATGATGAGTTTTACACCAACTTATGTTTATTAAGAAATAATGGAGAATTTGATTCTAAATTTATTCTATTTGATAACAAGAATGCACTCAAGTGGGGAAAAGACTTTTTCGACTACTACTTGGAGAACTCTACGCCAATAACAGAACTTTAATCACAATACATTTTTTCTTGATTAATATATAACACACAGTTAATTAATAATGGAAGTTCTGTTTTTTAGCTTTATAATTTTGAATGTCATTTAAATTTTCAAATGCATCAAATAGTCCCATCCAAGAGTACAATTCACAAGGAATCGTGCTATATATCGTAAATGTCTATCTATGATCGGGGTTACCATGCGGGAGTGGAACCTTATAAACATCAGCTTCCGAGTTGATGTTCCAGATTATAGCCTGATAAGAGAAGAATCCTAATACCAACAAACTTTGCCTTATCAGGCTATAATTCCTAATCTCTGGGCAGACGCTTTAGCCTACGTAAGCATTTTTGGATTTCTTTACCTTCTATGAAAACATTGGCATTATACATCTTGTATAAATATTGTTCTATCAACTTTTTATAATGACAACAAATTATATATAGTATAAATCTGATTAGAACATCAGATATGCGGGGGAACTATTTTAAATAATTAACCACTCCCACACTAACCCCCACTCCCCAAATCCCCCGCACAATATTCTAATTTTAGTATTGGTATTCTCTAATTTTAAGGGCGTTATAAATTATAACACCATTGTAATTTGCCAATTGATGAAAAAAAATACTGGGATTTGTTTATATGTAATACTTAACAATCATACTAATCAATGGGGTATGAAATTAAGCACACGTGGGGTGGGCTTATCGTGTATCATTCTTCTAATGAAATAGCGATAGTACGATATTAGAAGAGTGATACCTCTCCTACATTCGGTGACATACATTATCTACAAATGAACCTGCCTGATAGCGTTCATCATATAAAGATCTACACAACAACCAAAATGACTCTATCAGGCAACCCTTCCTAATAGATAGTTAATAATAAGAAAAAATGATGTTCATTGATTGAAAATCGCATCATTGAATTTAGTGGTACAATTAAATAAAATGCTGGGGGCATTACTATAAGGCGTAGTAGGTTGGATATTTCTATCGCTATCTTAAAGATAGCCATGCATGGTGCAAAGAAGACTCATATTGTTTATAAAGCGAATTTGAATTCTACAATTGCAGATAAGTATATTTCTACACTGGAAGACAAAAAGCTCATCGAGCGTAAAGAAAATATTTTTATGACAACTGACAAAGGGAGAATGTATGAGGAAACTGCAAGTGAACTAATGGCCCACTGACCTCAGTTACTGAACCTATTTCTTATTATTTTTATCTTTAAAATGAAAAAATATCAAATTCAGCCTCTATAGCTGAAAGTAGCAAATCTATTCTATACGCGACAATACTTTTTGAATTATTACTATTGTTGATTAACATTCATATAAAGGTTCTACAGAACTGAAATCCTAGCGTACAAAAAATCAGAGATAACTATATCCCATAATATAATTGCTGGGATATAGTTATCTCCAAAAAACCGAACTTCATTTAAGAATTATAACTGTGAAAATATTTTAGATTCAAAGAAAGTAATAAATAATACTAACAACTATTATGCAGAAATAAAAATATAAGTTCGGTTATTATGGTATTAACTAGCTATCCAAATAAAAATAATTCTTTAATAGACATCCTGAAGAATTTCAAAAATAACCAACTTAGCAATTTTAAATCGTTTATACATATGTTCACACAAGCATTCAAAAATAATAAAATTAATACAACAGTAGGTTTACTTTTTACTATTCAATTTATAATTCTCATCAAAAATATTGGTCTGTTTACTGAATTTAAAATACATCCTTATTTGATTGCTTCTAGTTTAACAATAGAAATAATAGGGTTGTTTTTGTTATCTCCATTTTATAAAGACTTCATTTTTTTTAGAACACAACATAAAGCATATAAAAACATAATGAATCTACATTATTTTAAAGATAAAGATATTAAAGAAGCCACATATAATTTAGAATTAGAGAGTTTTCAAAAAAACTATAATAAATTGAGAGTACAAGCTAAGAATCATATTCTTTCCTCTGAGGGAAATATTTTGTCTCATGATTTTGAAATCAATCGAATTCTTCAAGATATTGACCTTTTTTTTGATTCAACAATAAGAATTTTGTTTAACAAGAATATGATGGAAATTCCATATCTACCTGTAGAAGAATTTGAGGAAATGGTGAATTCAGGTAGACAAAAAACGTATTGTAATAATCTCAATGAATCACCAGAACTACATGACCCAAATCACTGGAAAACTCATGAAATAAAAGAAATTAATTTTTATTCTTTATCTAATTTTATACGGATATATGGCAATATTATTAGAAGAAATCCCCGAAATAAAAGTATAAATATAATTGCTATAGCTGAACTTTTCAAAACATGGAATGGTATAGTAATAAAGCTTGAGCCTAAAATATATTCATATTCAAAAAAAGAAATTATTGCATTTTATAACGAAAAACAAAAAACTAAAAATTATTTTTATTATAAATACTATGAATTATTTACTGCTTCTATACTAGGATTGATTACAGCATCTATTTTAGAAGTGATTAAATTTCTCCTAGATTCAACTTGAATACTACGTCAACCTCTTCACAGCAGGAGTACTCAAGTTTAACTCTCCTGCTTCCCTTATCCTTTTCTGCATATCCCACAATGTAGTCTTTGGAACTCCCAGAGATTTTGCTTTTGATACGGATATGTTGAGAATATTGTCCATAATCTCTTGCTTGTTGATAAACTCCTGAGCCTTCCTCACATCAAGAGCCTGCTCATCAATATTATTTGCTTCTTTGCCAATATAGATTACAGAATCAGCCTTAACGGGCTTTCTTTCAAGTATTCCTATTTCCCCATGAAACTTTGATTCAAGATGATTAGCGTATTCTATTATTGTCCTACTAAGTTGCTTGAAATAATGTGAACCATTTTTAAGATTCCCGGTCTCATAATCAATAAAAGATTCGTAAACTATGCTCTGTGAATCGCTAGAATAAGGAACTAGAGGCTTTACAGCTTTACCATTTTCCTCTATTGTCTGGAATCCAACAAGATAGAAATTAAATGGTTTAATTTGATGCTTCCATGTCTTATTTTTATTAATCCTCTTGAATCTGTTCAGAACATTAGGAGTAGTAACGGTCAATCTTGAAATGGCAAAAAAACTGGAATACTTTCTTTCAAGATCTGATTCTGAAATTATCCTGTAATATAATTTAAGCAAATCTTCCCATACTTCTGCTTGCCAATCCCCAACAGCCTTCGGAAATGGATTTGTTAGATGACCCAGACCATGAAGTTTGAATGACCTTTCATGCTCCATGAACTTGATATTTCCATCTTCATAAGTGTAAAGAGCATATCTCTTAGAGGAAATCCCATAGAACCACATATCCACCTTTTCAGGTTTCAATAGATCAATATCAAGATTATAAGGATTCAATGGCTGGAAATAATCAATTATTTCCTGTGCATGTCCTGGAGGAACAAAGATACTATCAGTATCCATGTAGGCATGAGTAGAACCTAACTCTCTTGTTTTGGCTTCAGCCATTGCAAGAAAGAGCCTTGAACCTGAAGTAATCATAACAGCAAGCAAAGGATGATAGAAATTACCTTCCTTCTCAAATCTGTTCTCTGAGGTCTGGAAACTATCCAAACCATAGACCTGAATATCACTCTTCTTATCTTCAGGATTAAGTTCTATGAATATGCCATAGCTCATTGCATTAACAAGGATCTTAATAGCCTGTGCCCTGCTCTTTAGAGCTTGATACTCTGAATCTCCCCTTTCAAGTGATTTCATCCTTAACTTTATCTTCTGTCTTTCCTCAACAAGTACCTGGACCAAATTATCTTCTGAAGGGTCTATGTCTATTCCAAGTATCTGAGAGCTGTTCAGGTCATCCTGAATCCCTTTAGGGAGGAATTTAACAGCTTCCACTATCTCAGGTACTTTTCCAGTAAGAAGGACAGAACTAACAACATCAGGTAATGAGTACCATAGTTCAAGCTCAGAGGAAAGATAATTAACGCCTACATTGAAAGAAGTACTGTCTTTCTTGTATGCCATCCTTACAGGTAGAATATCTTCATCAGGACATAATTTGACCATTACAATGAAGTCCTTCCAATTATCCTTGTTCTGGAGATATGCAAGGGTGACATTTGCAAGCATCTTTTTTATTTCACCAGTAACAACCGTTGTTTCGATATTCTCAGCAATAACGAACTTCCAGAGATCAAGAACCATTGTGACGGTAGGGTACATACTTGTAAAATCAAGGGTTGTTACCTTTACAGGTTCTTTTCTGATCTTACATTCACACCTACCACCAAAATAAGAGGTCATTATATTCCCTTTGTGAGTATCGGGAAAGTCGGGTAGCTGTTCACTCAAAGGTTTAATTCCAAGTTGTCTTAGTGCATGTTTACCTAAAGATGCAGAACTGTATATCTTTGTAGGTGCCAAGTCTATTTGATAAAGGTCTAATTCATCTATGAGCTTTTGATAGACCTCAAATGTACTTTCAACATCTGTTACCAGATAATCAATGTACCTTTTTGTAACCCTTCCATGCTCTATATCTTTCATCTTCTGGATGCGGGTGTCCAGTTTCTCACATGCCTTTGCAAGGGAAATACGGGGCGATTGGAGCAAGACTTCAGCTAATGTCTGAACATCAAGGAAATAGCCAGCAAAATAGTTCTCTCCCTTATTCTGTTTCGTAGTTGTGAACTTGACATTGTGAGAGCCACCCAGTTTCTTAATCACAATAGGAGGATTGAAGCGATTATCTGAAAGGGTAAAAGTAAATCCTCCCCTATTCTTTCCTCTTGAATCACTAGACCTTTTTGCTATCCTGCTGAGATCGAAAGGGAGATTGAAACCTATACAAAGACTTCTTAGGTCGAACATTTCAGGATAGAACACATCCTGAATGAACTCATCAAGGTCATACAATAAGATACCACATTCCTTTGAATATGATCTAAGAACAATAGTCTCTCTTTCATCAAGCATGGAAGGATCATAGAAAAGCCCTTCATGCTGGATGAGATTCTCATAGTAGATCTGAAAATATCCTATCTTCAGGTTCTGGAACTGGTCTATTGTTGTTTCTGTATCAAAGACAAATATCCTATCATGCCTTAAAGGATGTTCATTTCCTACTTTTCGTGTATCCTTTTTTGAGTTAGATGCTTTCTGAGTATATCCTCTGACAGCTATCTTACTCATCGAAATCACCCTCAAAACCAATAAATAAAAGCTGGTCAGCGATTATCTTTAGGATTCCACCAACAGAAACAAGAAAAAGTCTGATGTTGTTCTTTCGTGAGGAAGTTTTCGACCTTATTTTAGGTGATAGCTTATTCTGTTCTGACGTGATCTTTGCATGACAGTTCTTGCATAATGGTACAGTCATTTCAGAATTAGCCCTACTGAACAAATGATGATTCTCAAGGGTTTCAGGACTGGATTCACCACATATTGAACAACAGAGAGATGTTTTCTTATCTCTCTTTTGTTTATTGATGCTTTGTTTGTATGCTTCCTTGTTCATGGTTTCACCTCACTCCTTGTAAATCTCGAAAAATTCGGGTTCTTCCTGGGCTTCTGTTATCTCATACAGTTTTTCAAGATCTGTTTCAAGATAGTGTTCTATTCCATCAGCATCCACTATCCTGAGGTCTTTGAACTTGTCCAATAATGAAGGGTCATTGGTTCTGAGTGCCTTTTGTACAAGAGCAAAATGCTCTCCTATCAATGATCTGTCCTTTGAACTCTTGGTTACAATGGATACATGTCCCTCAGTTCCAAAGATGGACATTTCGACTTCCATTGTATCGGTCGGTTTAACCTTCCATTCTTTGCCGGACTTCTGAAGGTAGCCACCAAGGTTCTTTAATGCGAACTGTCTATTGATGCCTCTTTTTTCTATAACATTGGTTAATGTTTCTCCTTTCCTTATCTCCCTCAATATCTCAAGGGACAGTTTTCTATCACTTTTCTGAGATGAGCTTAAACTGCTCCAGTCAGTCTTGCTTATATCATAATCGCTTATCCTGAGCTTTCTTAACTGGCTCAGACTCTTATCAGGGAAATACTGATGTTTTCTGATTATTTCCTTAGCATATCTGGAATCTCTAGGAAGGGCTTTTAACCATTCACCATAGGTCCTATATTCTCTGGAAAATTCAGGACGACTCATTTCTCGGTCTCCCAGAGTTTCATTATTCCCATCCTAACAACTTCAGCCTGAGAGCATCCAAACTTATCTGACAATTGTTCGAGTTTCTCCTTCAGGAAAGGGGAGATTGTTGTTAGTATTCTTCCATTATTGCTCATGGTATTATCACCATGAACTACATTCCCCGGAATTGTTATATACAGATTTGAGTGTAATTATGAGTATGAATATGAGTACCAATAACGAAGTTGATGATACAGATAATATCATAAATGAGGTAGATTTTGATACAGAGGTCATTACATATCTCAATTATGTTGGGCATATTAGGAGGAAAGAACTGGTGAATGACCTTATGTCAGAGCATAAAGATGAAAGAGGTTATTCACAAAAAAGTATAGATCGAAAATTAGGAATCCTTGTTAAGACTGGTCAAATAAAGGTCTTAAAAGAGCCTGAAGAGCTTGAAAGATATGGGATAGACAGAGAAGATGGAAAAGCTTCTTATCTCGTTTCTAAAAGGACAAGTGAACTAAAAGAATACCTCGACAATATGATAGACCTTTTGAAAAATGGTGATGATATTGAAAAAAGAGAAGCTTTGGTAGAGCTTGATACCTTCAAAAATAGTTATGTTCTAGACTCTGTTCAACTTGACCTCTTGGTTCAAAGCCTTGATACAACCAATAAAAAACTCATTATGCAGATAATTAATATTCTTTACGAGTACATTGATAAACGAAGAAGAGATCCACTAAATAGAGATACATTTATTGAGAAACTTAGGGATCTACTTACTAGATATCCTGAACGTGAAAATAATAATGACCATCTGAGGACTGCTTTAATTCACTTACTTGGATATTATAATGATCAGTCCGTTATTGATCAACTGATGAAGGATGTCAATACATTAGATAATCTATCCT
This window contains:
- a CDS encoding DNA polymerase, producing the protein MSKIAVRGYTQKASNSKKDTRKVGNEHPLRHDRIFVFDTETTIDQFQNLKIGYFQIYYENLIQHEGLFYDPSMLDERETIVLRSYSKECGILLYDLDEFIQDVFYPEMFDLRSLCIGFNLPFDLSRIAKRSSDSRGKNRGGFTFTLSDNRFNPPIVIKKLGGSHNVKFTTTKQNKGENYFAGYFLDVQTLAEVLLQSPRISLAKACEKLDTRIQKMKDIEHGRVTKRYIDYLVTDVESTFEVYQKLIDELDLYQIDLAPTKIYSSASLGKHALRQLGIKPLSEQLPDFPDTHKGNIMTSYFGGRCECKIRKEPVKVTTLDFTSMYPTVTMVLDLWKFVIAENIETTVVTGEIKKMLANVTLAYLQNKDNWKDFIVMVKLCPDEDILPVRMAYKKDSTSFNVGVNYLSSELELWYSLPDVVSSVLLTGKVPEIVEAVKFLPKGIQDDLNSSQILGIDIDPSEDNLVQVLVEERQKIKLRMKSLERGDSEYQALKSRAQAIKILVNAMSYGIFIELNPEDKKSDIQVYGLDSFQTSENRFEKEGNFYHPLLAVMITSGSRLFLAMAEAKTRELGSTHAYMDTDSIFVPPGHAQEIIDYFQPLNPYNLDIDLLKPEKVDMWFYGISSKRYALYTYEDGNIKFMEHERSFKLHGLGHLTNPFPKAVGDWQAEVWEDLLKLYYRIISESDLERKYSSFFAISRLTVTTPNVLNRFKRINKNKTWKHQIKPFNFYLVGFQTIEENGKAVKPLVPYSSDSQSIVYESFIDYETGNLKNGSHYFKQLSRTIIEYANHLESKFHGEIGILERKPVKADSVIYIGKEANNIDEQALDVRKAQEFINKQEIMDNILNISVSKAKSLGVPKTTLWDMQKRIREAGELNLSTPAVKRLT
- a CDS encoding HNH endonuclease; its protein translation is MNKEAYKQSINKQKRDKKTSLCCSICGESSPETLENHHLFSRANSEMTVPLCKNCHAKITSEQNKLSPKIRSKTSSRKNNIRLFLVSVGGILKIIADQLLFIGFEGDFDE
- a CDS encoding helix-turn-helix transcriptional regulator, with product MKKRLLDVAFASDKRKNVLLFLQEGAKEMDTLLELLDTIRQALLPQMKILEEHYLVFHYDDKYELTTIGKLVVDEMVPLLNTVELFGNDIDYWGTRDLNCIPHHLISRISEIGKSKVISISPTEQYDVRSTHHEKSTECKFHSVVTTILYPNYHDIFSYLIENNIKIDLIVSESLLKKICTDHHVNFENYMKTDVVNIYVYNKKMDFLFFSYDEFYTNLCLLRNNGEFDSKFILFDNKNALKWGKDFFDYYLENSTPITEL
- the hisS gene encoding histidine--tRNA ligase, with amino-acid sequence MKITKPRGTRDFLPEDTKKRRYVEGILRQVVKNWGFNEIITPTFESLELFTLKSGEGIIGELYNFTDKGDREMTLRPELTAPVMRMYVNEMQAYQQPLKLFYFENCFRYERPQKGRFREFWQFGVELIGSKKMDADAEVIGLATEMLKAVGIKGDLHVNNLGVIRNILSVLETEHQSKIMRLVDKKDYDGLDEFLEEINAPASLRMKLIELISLTGTDAITKARDIIGDIPEIEDFQELLTLLDAYGVEYTINFGIARGLDYYTGTVFEIYAEGLGAQNQVCGGGSYQLIQLFGGGDVPSTGFGLGFDRIMEVCKLEAPDDVPVVIIAKDSTRLDAIKAANKLRQHMPVYNDLMKRNFKAQLSYANNIDSKHVIIIGEKEVEAGKVMLKDMASGEQELLTIDEVIQKLTKK
- a CDS encoding winged helix-turn-helix domain-containing protein yields the protein MDISIAILKIAMHGAKKTHIVYKANLNSTIADKYISTLEDKKLIERKENIFMTTDKGRMYEETASELMAH